Genomic DNA from Gemmatimonadales bacterium:
TTCGGAGCTGCCGGGACGTTCCGGTATCGCTGTGTAATCCATTCGTCGAGCTACACGGTTGGCATGGTTGGGTCAGTCCAAGTCCAGTAGGTTAGCCCCCGTAACGGCGGGATGGGCGGGATGTCGACCGTGTCTGCTATGTCCGCTGCGGTGTCCTGACCGTCAATAGGCCCCTGCTCGCCGCCTCTTGCGCAAGCGCGCGCGGGGGGGCTAACATGGGTTAGCAAACTCAAGCAAGCCGATACCACCTGCGAATTCATGGAGCCATTCATCTACTAGCTTCGCAATCCAACCCTACGATCGGTGCGGAGGAGTCCATGTTGAGTCGTGTACTGGTTCTGGCCTCTGTTCTCCTGTTGGGTGGTTTCGTGTTCGACACGTCGAAGACGGCCTCAGCCTCCACCGGGAGATCCTGTGATGGATGCACGAACAGCAGCTGCAGCGGTCTCTGCAGTTGTGCCATGCATCACATGCTCACATGCACCAACTACATCGGTTTTGAGTATGAAGACAGAAACTGCTCGTCGTCCGGTTGATCGGCGTCGTGCTAAGCATGCCCTGGTGCCGAGTTGGGGTGATCTGGTGTGCCACCACTCTCGCGTCTGCTCCGCTCTGGGCACAGCAGCGGCCCCGCGAGGATTTTCGGTGGCCGGTCGTACCGGGTGGTGAATCCCTCCCTACTCTGGTCCTGACTGCGCCACCACGATTCAGCGTCGGGTCGGTTGCTGGGCCAGAGCACACGCTGTTCAACGGCGTTTCCGGCGCGGTAATGCAGGCAGGCGGTGGCATCGCGGTGGGCGATGCGGGCAACAACCGAATCGTATTCTTCGATTCGACGGGGCGGCTCCAGCAATCGGTCGGTCGGTTGGGTGACGGGCCGGGCGAGTTCAGGCAGCAGCGCTGGCTTGGCAGATGTGCCAATGGAAACCTCGCGGTCCACGACGGAGTGCACGCACGGCTGAGCTATTTCTCCCCTGAGGGAAGGCCTCTCCAATCGGATGCCCTTCCGGTCGGGGCGAATTTCGACCGGATGCTGTGGTGCGCAGGGAGCGGTGGTCGGATGGTGATGATCTTCGACCGTCTCCGGGATCCGGTCAAGCGCGGCGAGTACATTCGGGCGCCGGTGTCGGTGGTTCGAATCGACGGACCGGCCATCGATACATCCCTGGTCGGCGCACAGGAGCGTTACATCGGTAATCGGGTGCGCGCCGGCTCGACGGTTCCCCTTGGCGAAGATGCGGGTTCAGCAGCGGCTGCGGGTCGGCTCTATGTGTGCGAAACGCTGACCGCTCGCTGCTCCGTGTTCGATACCACAGCAGTACGCCTCAGAAACTTCGTAGTCCCGAACCAAGGCCTCACACGACGCGTCACAAACGCCGACTGGCAGCTCGCGCTCGAACGTCATCTCGATGGGGAGCCAACCGCCAGTTCTCGAAAGATTGCGCGGCAGGTCCTCAAGGAAGTCCGACCTCGAAGGCAGTTCCCCCGGATCGACCGGGTCGTCGGCGACGACGATGGCAACCTCTGGGTGCGCACGTTCGATAATTTCCGCAGCTCGATCGCGACCTGGGTTGTGGTCAATGAGCACGGAACCCCGATCGGCTTGGCCGCCACAGACCGTCGTCTCCACGTTCTGCGAGCGGGTCGCGACTACCTGATCGGCGTGCGATACGACCAGGACGGCGTCGAGCACATTGAGATGCATCGCTTCCGTCCTTTCCTTCGGCGGTAACACATTTGTGACTCAGACCCGCAGGCGGACGACACCCCTGCGCATGCTCGCTCCCTGGTGTGACGCGATGGATGGGATCGGTCGTCGTGGAACCGAGCAGCTCGGTCAGAGCCGTTCAGTGACTCCGACCGAGCTGATGCGGTTAATGAAATCATGCACGACGTGAGAGGCCAGCTACAGCTCCAGCATCCGCGGTGCGATCAGTAGCGATAGTGATCCGGCTTGTACGGCCCCGCCACATCGACGCCGATGTACTTGGCCTGCTCGGCAGAGAGCGTTGTCAGTCGGACACCCAGCTTGTCGAGATGCAGCCGCGCCACCTTCTCGTCGAGCTTCTTCGGCAGCACGTACACTTTCTTCTCATACTTGGCGGCGTGCTGGTGTAGCTCGATCTGCGCCATGACCTGATTGGTAAAGCTGGCCGACATCACGAAGCTCGGATGCCCGGTGGCGCAACCGAGGTTCATCAGGCGCCCTTCGGCCAGGATCATGACGCTGTGGCCGTCGGGGAAGACCCACTCGTCGTACTGCGGCTTGATGTTGATTCGCTTGATGCCCTTGATCCGCTTGAGCCCGGCCATATCGATTTCGTTGTCGAAGTGGCCGATGTTGCCGACGATGGCCTTGTCCTTCATGCCCGCCATGTGCTCGGCGGTGATGATGTTGAAGTTGCCCGTCGCGGTAATGAAGATGTCGGCTGTGCCGAGCACGTCCTCGAGCGTGACGATCTGATAACCCTCCATGGCCGCCTGTAGCGCACAGATGGGATCGATCTCCGTTATGACCACGCGGGCACCCTGGCCGCGGAGCGCCTGGGCGCATCCCTTGCCGACCTCGCCGTAGCCGCAGACCACCGCGAGCTTGCCCGAGAGCATCACGTCGGTGGCGCGGTTGAGGCCGTCGAGCACCGAGTGACGGCAACCGTAGATGTTGTCGAACTTGGACTTGGTGACCGAGTCGTTGACGTTGATGGCCGGGAAGAGCAGCGTGCCCGCCTTCATCATCTCATAGAGGCGATGCACCCCGGTCGTGGTCTCTTCCGAGACGCCGCGGATGTCCGCCGCAACTTTGCTCCAGCGCCCGGGATTCTTCACCGCCTCGGCGCGCAGGAGGTCGAGGATGACGCCCCACTCCTCCGGATCGGCGGCCTCGTCGAAGGCCGGGATAGTGCCAGCCTTCTCGAACTCGGCGCCCTTATGGATCAAGAGCGTGGCGTCACCGCCGTCGTCGAGCAGCAGGTTCGGGCCGGCACCGTCAGGCCACATCAAGGCCCGCTCGGTGCACCACCAGTACTCTTCCAGGGTCTCGCCCTTCCAGGCAAAGACCGGGGTACCGCGGGGGTTCTCGACCGTCCCGTCCTTCCCGACGACGACGCCAGCTGCGGCGTGATCCTGAGTCGAGAAGATGTTGCAGGAGACCCAGCGTACGTCCGCGCCGAGGTCGGTCAGGGTCTCGATCAGCACGGCCGTCTGGATCGTCATGTGGAGCGAACCCATGATCCGCGCGCCGGCCAGCGGCTTCTGGCCGCGATACTCCTCGCGAATCGCCATCAGGCCGGGCATTTCCTGCTCAGCCAGGCGAATTTCCTTGCGGCCGAACTCGGCCTGACTGAGGTCGGCCACCTTGAACGGTTCGCGGCCCGCTGCCTTGGCAGCGTCGAACGGATGCAGATCCAGCGATGCGGTCGTCACGATGTTCTCCCCTCGATGAGCTTCTCGGCCGTTGCCACGAAGAGCAGCGGGCCTTTGGTGGTTGCGTCTGGTGGTAGTGAACGGTAGGTCGTATGGCCGAACCCGGCTGCATGGAACCAGTTTCGGATCAGCTCGGCATCGAAGCCGAGCCATTGGTGACCCATGGTGTCGCGGTAAGCCGCCTGTTCGTGCGGCATCATGTCGACCACGACCAGTTTGCCGCAGCTGCGAAGGATGCGGTACGCTTCCCGGGTAGCGCGAGCCGGCTCGGGCAGATGGTGCAGCACCAGCGACATCACCGCGAGATCGGCCGATTCGGACTCGAGTGGCAGCGCTTCCAGGGTGCCGAGTCGGCAGTCGACGTTGGCGAGATCGCGACAGCGCTCGGCAGCCACCTGCAGCATCGCATCAGACTCGTCGATAGCGACGACCCGTTGCACCAGCGGCGCCAGCCCGGCGGTCAGCTGGCCGCTGCCGCACCCCAGGTCCGCAACAGTCCAGCCTGGATCGAGCAGGCCGCCGAGACAGAGCCACTCGGCGTTCGGGCCGTACAGCTCGGCCCGGAGCCGGTCCCAGTCGCCGGCGCTGCTCGAAAAGAAGGCTTGGCTTCGGACCCGCCGGTCGGCGAGGATCGTGGCCAGGCGGGCGGCGTCGCGGATGGCGGGTGGAGTGCCGGCCAGCTGGCCACGTACCACGGACCAGAGCTGGCGAGCTCCGTCGTCCAAGTTGGGCACGGCCAGGCGGTACCAATTGCTCGTTCCGTCGGCCCGACTGGTAATCCAGCCCTCGTCGGCCAGCAGCTTCAAATGCCGGCTGACGGTTGACTGCGGCAGCTGCAGTATCGTTCTAAGTTCATTGACGACAAGATCTTGCCGTTCCAGTGCCAGGAGAATACGGCACCGGATCGGGTCTGATAAGGCGGCGAGTCGATCAAAGACGGCTGTCATCCGTATATCCGGATGATACGTTATATGATCGTTGTCGCCATGTCAAGAAAAAAAGCGGGGGAGCCTTTCGACTCCCCCGCCTTTTTTGTCCCTGATCGAACTCGAACCCGTTCAGACCTGTCCGAGGTTCGGGTTATTGTCCCGCTCTGTCTGCGGAATCGGGAAGCAGGTCTGGTTGCCGACCGGTGCAAAGCCCGGCTTCCAGTAGGTTGCGCCCGGAACCGGGACGTTGCGGACGGCCGCCCCGTTCCGACGGAAGTCGCCGAGTCGCTTGCCTTCGAGGTAGAACTCGAGGGCGCGCTGGTCTTCGAACTCCGCCAGAACCGCCGCGTCGCCGGTATCACCGCTGTATGCCGGCTGGCCGTTGGCGGCGCGTCGGGCCTGGATCAGGGTGAGCATGGCCGACGTGCCCTGAGCCTCAGCCGCGATGTAATTGGCTTCGAGCTTGGAGGCCAACCGGAACGGCGATGCGAATCCCGTGTACTTGTTCTGAATCGCGTACGGGATGCCCCGCTGAGTTGCGTACGCTGCGTCCTGTGGAAGCAGGTTGGACGGCGCGATGCGCCAGGGCAGCCGCGGGTCATCAACCCGGTATGCCGGCGGCACCGCGTTCGACCCTCGATCGGCGATGAACTGCCAGATTCGATTGCCGAGGCGGTTGCGCTGTGCCAGATCGTCGAAGTTCGCAATGTTGAACACGAAATCCGCAGGCACGGCGTTGGCATCTGTGAGCGCCGCAGGCTTCTGGCCCGCTTGGAGGCGGGCACGTGCACGTCCCACCAGTGCGGCTCGGGCAATCGACAGGCCTTCCGCGTTGTTCAAAGCGGTGCCCTGCGTGTTTGCGGCCGTGAAGTGCACGACTGCCGAGTCGAGCAGCTGTGCAGTCGAGAGCTCGGACCCGCTAACGACAACGGCGCTGCAGAACTGTTCCGCCAAGTGGAGGAAGCTCCATCCCAGCGTATGGTGCGACCGAATGTACGCGATGTTCGACCCGGCGTTCGGCAAGGTGAGGCCGAGCACGAGGTAGGCCTGAGAGATTCCCTGATGGAGCGGGAACCAGACGTCATCGCGGTGGCTCGTGTTGTTCGGGTCGACGGCACGGCGTCCGAACTCATTCCGCGTCGGGAATGTCTCCGACACGTCGGATTCGCCAGTGAACCAGCCGGAATACATGACGAGCCAGCCGAAGGAAGAATTAAAGGACTGCTGGGCCGATCCGGCCAGGATCGGCGCATCTTCCACCGGGTCGGTCGACTTGACGTCGATGACCGTGGGGTTGAGCACCTGAAGCCACTCGTTGCACCCGCCCAAGCCGAAGCCAAGCGCGGCAAGGGCGAGCGTGCGGGAGATCGATTTAAAGCGAGTCATATCGAGATCATCTCCCCGTTAAAACTGCATGTTGACACGAACCACGACACGACGCGGCTGCGGCAGCGTCAGGAAGTCGGTTCGCGTGAAAGCGTTGAGGCCCGTCGCGATGATGTTGGAAATCACCTCGGGGTCGAATCCGCTGTAGTCGGTCCAGGTCTTCAGGTTCTGTCCAGCCACGGTGATGCTGGCACCCGATGCCCGCAGGGCTGACGCCAGGCTGGTCGGCAGGGTGTATGTCACCGACACTTCACGCAGCTTGACGAAATCGCCCTTCTCGACGAAGCCGTCACGCACTTCATTGACGGTGGCGGTTGC
This window encodes:
- the ahcY gene encoding adenosylhomocysteinase, producing the protein MTTASLDLHPFDAAKAAGREPFKVADLSQAEFGRKEIRLAEQEMPGLMAIREEYRGQKPLAGARIMGSLHMTIQTAVLIETLTDLGADVRWVSCNIFSTQDHAAAGVVVGKDGTVENPRGTPVFAWKGETLEEYWWCTERALMWPDGAGPNLLLDDGGDATLLIHKGAEFEKAGTIPAFDEAADPEEWGVILDLLRAEAVKNPGRWSKVAADIRGVSEETTTGVHRLYEMMKAGTLLFPAINVNDSVTKSKFDNIYGCRHSVLDGLNRATDVMLSGKLAVVCGYGEVGKGCAQALRGQGARVVITEIDPICALQAAMEGYQIVTLEDVLGTADIFITATGNFNIITAEHMAGMKDKAIVGNIGHFDNEIDMAGLKRIKGIKRINIKPQYDEWVFPDGHSVMILAEGRLMNLGCATGHPSFVMSASFTNQVMAQIELHQHAAKYEKKVYVLPKKLDEKVARLHLDKLGVRLTTLSAEQAKYIGVDVAGPYKPDHYRY
- a CDS encoding metalloregulator ArsR/SmtB family transcription factor; the encoded protein is MTAVFDRLAALSDPIRCRILLALERQDLVVNELRTILQLPQSTVSRHLKLLADEGWITSRADGTSNWYRLAVPNLDDGARQLWSVVRGQLAGTPPAIRDAARLATILADRRVRSQAFFSSSAGDWDRLRAELYGPNAEWLCLGGLLDPGWTVADLGCGSGQLTAGLAPLVQRVVAIDESDAMLQVAAERCRDLANVDCRLGTLEALPLESESADLAVMSLVLHHLPEPARATREAYRILRSCGKLVVVDMMPHEQAAYRDTMGHQWLGFDAELIRNWFHAAGFGHTTYRSLPPDATTKGPLLFVATAEKLIEGRTS
- a CDS encoding RagB/SusD family nutrient uptake outer membrane protein yields the protein MTRFKSISRTLALAALGFGLGGCNEWLQVLNPTVIDVKSTDPVEDAPILAGSAQQSFNSSFGWLVMYSGWFTGESDVSETFPTRNEFGRRAVDPNNTSHRDDVWFPLHQGISQAYLVLGLTLPNAGSNIAYIRSHHTLGWSFLHLAEQFCSAVVVSGSELSTAQLLDSAVVHFTAANTQGTALNNAEGLSIARAALVGRARARLQAGQKPAALTDANAVPADFVFNIANFDDLAQRNRLGNRIWQFIADRGSNAVPPAYRVDDPRLPWRIAPSNLLPQDAAYATQRGIPYAIQNKYTGFASPFRLASKLEANYIAAEAQGTSAMLTLIQARRAANGQPAYSGDTGDAAVLAEFEDQRALEFYLEGKRLGDFRRNGAAVRNVPVPGATYWKPGFAPVGNQTCFPIPQTERDNNPNLGQV